The genomic DNA TGCTCATCATCCTGTTTTGAGATGTATGTGGCTCATAGATCAACTTGTTTCATAGGCATTGATGGATGAGTCAAAAGTTTATTACTTATAAGCGGGTTATGTCCCTTTTCTCATATTATATGCTTGAATCTTTTTGTGgacatgaaaaaaatgaatcatTCTTCTCTTACTTCTAATATTCATGTTCTGTTGGGTATTTGAAATTACATCTGATTGCTATCTGGATTTGCCTCCCAGGAGTATGGAGCTCGAGTCATATCTACCATACCAACAGTACCATATATTTTTGAGTATTCAGATGGGAGGTGGGGTATCTTTATGATAATTTCAGTTACACCTACTCAAATGATTGTTTGATCTGATTATGTGTGCTGTAGTAAGGTGCAAGTTCAGAATCCTGCAACGTTGGCTTCAAATCCTGGTAAACGTGTGGCTGCATGTTGGGAGCCATCTGTAATTGCAACAATTATTATTCCTAGTGAGTAAGCTCTGCTTCCTTATTTGATCATCACAAGAAATGATGCTTTTATGAGTACATATTTATTCTTAAAAACTTAATAatctttgttgttcttgttaCACACTTCCAGATATGTCGGGCCAGTTATAACACTTTGCTCAGAAAGGAGAGGAGAACAGCTGGAATATTCATTTATTGATAGGTAAAATTTTGTTACGGTGCAATCCATTTGTTGGTTTAATCAATCTTGTTCACCGGCTGATCATTTCATATTGCAGTCAGAGAGCATTCATGAAATACAGATTGCCTTTGAGGGAGATCGTTATTGATTTCTACAATGAATTGAAAAGTATAACTTCTGGATACGCCACATTTGATTATGAAGATGATGAGTGAGTACAACTTGCTTTTTCAATTACACTTTTAAGATGTTCTGCTTTGGCTTTTAGAACACTCAGCACAAACCTTGAATGTGGCAGTAGCTTTACAATGATTATTTTCTTAGTTTGTGCTAGCTGTTCGACAATTGAGAATTGACTGTGGGTTTTGGTTCCCGAGTTATTAGACCTCATAAAATTGAACATGTTATTCTGACATTTTATAACTGTGCCTCATAGGTATCAAAAGTCCGACATGGTAAAACTCGACATCCTCCTCAACGGCCAGCCTGTTGATGCAATGGCTACTATTGTTCATAATCTGAAGGCTCAGAGAGTTGGTCGTGAACTAGTGGAAAAATTAAAGAAGTTCATAGACAGGTTTATTACCTTTTTTTGACTTTATCGTCGGCAAGCTTTAATTTTTAGTTGCTAAAACTCCATTGcaaggaaaaattaataataatcagAGATAAAATCTGGCAGGCAAATGTTTGAAATCACAATACAAGCAGCAATTGGGTCGAAGATCATTGCTCGGGAGACGTAAGATTTCAAGTCCACACTCtccatatatttttcataactaTAAGACAGATGAATTCTTGGTCGAAGCTTCATATTACAATTCGATAATATTCATTGGTTTGCCATTCCATCTGTATTGACTTACTTTCTTTCACTCATTCCAATTGCGGCTTCCTAGTTCTCAATTATGAAATTTTCAGGTTATCTGCAATGAGAAAGAATGTTCTAGCAAAATGCTACGGTGGCGATGTCACGCGCAAGAAGAAGCTCTTGGAGAAGCAAAAGGAAGGGAAGAAACGAATGAAACGTGTCGGGTCTGTCGACATTCCACAAGAAGCATTCCATGAGTTACTGAAAGTGTCTTGATCGTGTATAATTCGCAAGCATGATAAATAATCATGCATCTAAATTTTCAATCACAATTGTATCTgccgtaatcttatgttatcaGCAGTGTACTTTTCATTCAAtctgtatgaaataattgtaacaaaaattttgttcattcatcattcaagtttatatatatttataaatccatttattgggtattattattattatttgcaattaGCTTTATATGGCAAAGCTAATGTCATACATGGAAGGAACATAGTCAATTTGCTCAACCTCCCAAATCAAATTGGATGAATGAACAGCTGTGTACTCCTacatttttagaataaaaacattataaattagattaaatttattttgttgaaaaaaaaagagaattaagtaattaattaattacctctAATTTGATGAGTAATTCTTTGGGGGATGGAGCAGAGACAATGATATGGCGAGCAGCTTCAGATATGAAGCCTTCATCAACAGCCATGTCTATGAATGATAACAATGAATCATAATATCCATCAACATTTAAGAGACCAACCTGCCATTTTTATTACATCAATAATCATACATTAAGTCATATAATTTTAGCATGGTATATATGtggcatatatatatcttaCTGGTTTATTGTGAATTCCAAGTTGAGCCCAAGTAATGACTTCAAGAAGTTCTTCAAGGGTCCCATAACCACCTGTTTATACATATcatcatattaataatatattggTATAGCATAATCTTtgaatttacaaatatatttctctcttaaatattttttacatgaaGAAAATCCTTAcccatgtgtgtatatatgtgtttgtgtgtgcatacatatatatatatatatgtatcagtTTATTTCTGGAGATTAGCAACCTCATTATCTTGATATGGTTTGCATGGCTATTAAtcattaagtaaaaaaaattttaattatgtttgtcTTAATAGTAAGTGTTTAATAATCATATTATAAtgtactattattattataccaGGAAGAGCAATGAAAGCATCAGCCTGGCTGGCCATCACTGCCTTCCTTTCATGCATATCTGATACTGCTCTAACTTCTCCCACTGTCTCACCAGTTACCTGAATAAAGATcatcaatcattaatcattAATCATACTGTTATAATTAGcatgaattataaattattaattaatcaatgaaATGAAGTAAATCATTGAATGGAATTGAAGctgatgaattaattaatcaccTCTCTTGACATCAAAGATCTTGGAATAACACTGCGAAAGAGATAAGTACAAGTAGGGTTGGAAACTTcaacaaagagaaaagaaaaccgCAAAAAGATTCAAAAGAAGAGATTTGAAAGACTATTCTGCATGGATTTTATTCTAGTTTAGTTTGGTTGGTGAAGATACTGCATGGATTACTAGCAGTTATTTAAACATACTTTTAAAGCACAACTTTGTCTTTCCATTAGAGTATCATGTTTGGTTAGATACTTGATGTATTCTAGAGtagagaaaaaaagataaaggaaTTCATTATAATAAATCAATCCCTATCACGATGAAATTTCGAAGATTACCTTCCGGGTCAGCTACGGCTGTAGACTTGtcgatatatatttatagagagAAAGATATAAAGGATCCATTGTTCTAAGTAGAAAGAGATAGAATAGATAGAAAGATAGGATGAGAGTTGGAGAAGTCTTTGATGAAAGGAGAAAGAGATGGATATAGACTCGAAATTAAGAGATAAGGAATTCAATGGTGCATGTATAATAAGGTACACGGATAAATAAATGTGGAGATAGAGAGATAAGGAGAAAAGTAGCAAACCCTAGGACATGGCGACCACCATGATGTACAGCTTGAGAGACAAGACCCATCAAACCAATGCTACCACCTCCATACACCAAATCTATACCTCTCTCCACCTGCAAttcattaacatatatatatacttatatatttaacttCAAACCCAttcaaatctctctctctctctctctctctctatatatatatatatatatggatttcaAACAATAAAAGATTTAAAGTTATTGTAGGGAAGTGGAGAGATTAGAGAAGGAATTAGAGACATGTAAGTGGagagcatgcatgcatgcatgcacatgaTTCATgagaccattttttttttttaatctttattttaaCTTCCTCTTTTGTAGTTGATATGCAATTCAAGCCATTACTTCAACTCACATCTCTCTcatgaaattaatttctaaatattgtaatttaatCTCCATTTTTGTAGGTAGAAAACTAACAATTTATGGAAAATGAagcaaagcaaaaaataaaaagaagtttTATGACCATACTCTCTGAAAGAAGAAGTAGTAGTACTAGTTGTTGGATGGTGTTAATATGCCCAAAAGcatcaaaacaaagaaagagaagaagaagagaccTAAAACATTCTCCATTCATGATCCACTAACTAACCCTAATTAACCAACAGCaagaacaataacaacaactaaTCATTGAATGatataaataaccaaaaacataatattaatctAAGTCTAAACCAAATATTTACTCCAAAAGACATCAAATAAAGAAAGTGAAGCAGAGATCTAACCCTAATGACACCAAAACTGAAGAAGCACCACTTAGACACTACCAACATCAATCATGATCTTTGATCaaacttaaaaaacaaatagtaACTCcacaaacatcaaaacaaagaaacagTAAGAATAGATCTAAAACACCCCACCAATAAACCCTAATAAAAACAAGAAGCTAGCTAGAACTACTTCCATGATATgaatatgaaaaacatgaactttgatcaaaacataaacaaaatattatagtccaaaaacatcaaaaatagcaaagaatgataatatataaattataaagttataaattaattaccaaCTCCTTTCCAAGCTCCACAGCTGCATCTTGATAACTAACTTTCTTCCCTGAACTACTTCCACAAAACACACAAATCCTACTGAACTTCGAACTCTTTTTCTCTTCACCCTTCTCTTTATCCATCTCCATTAATCTCGACTTCTTTCTTCTCCCGAACTCCAACTCCAAACCTTGAGTTTTATAGACATATGAACACACACCAACAACACACACCTTTTTGGCTTAACGGGTTTGAAACTGTTAAGGATCCGATAAGGTTGGGATTTGGTGTGATTAATGTGccatgttttttaaatatataattattagagCTGCTAATTATCATTTAATGGACTTGATTAAACTAATATAAGAGCAATGTGACCAAGTCCATGTTTGTGGTCATGTTGGTGGAGCCAcactttcatgtttttttttgtttatttaaatgttatGATTGATTTGCTTAGTAGCAAATCAACATACGTTTGGTATTTAGGTTTATAATCA from Dioscorea cayenensis subsp. rotundata cultivar TDr96_F1 unplaced genomic scaffold, TDr96_F1_v2_PseudoChromosome.rev07_lg8_w22 25.fasta BLBR01000341.1, whole genome shotgun sequence includes the following:
- the LOC120254098 gene encoding probable cytokinin riboside 5'-monophosphate phosphoribohydrolase LOG6; amino-acid sequence: MEMDKEKGEEKKSSKFSRICVFCGSSSGKKVSYQDAAVELGKELVERGIDLVYGGGSIGLMGLVSQAVHHGGRHVLGVIPRSLMSREVTGETVGEVRAVSDMHERKAVMASQADAFIALPGGYGTLEELLEVITWAQLGIHNKPVGLLNVDGYYDSLLSFIDMAVDEGFISEAARHIIVSAPSPKELLIKLEEYTAVHSSNLIWEVEQIDYVPSMYDISFAI